The Couchioplanes caeruleus nucleotide sequence CCCCGGCGAAGCTGCCCGCGGCCCGCCACACGGCCAGGTAGGTCTCCTGCAGCACGTCCGCGACCACGTCCTCGTCGGCGCACCGGCGCCGCAGCCGCACGGCGAGCCACGGCGAGGTGCGCCGGTACAGCTCGTCGAACGCCCGCCGGTCGCCGCGGGCGGTGCGGCGCACGAGCTCGTCCTCGTCGGCCGCGTCCAGGTTTCGTCTCACACCAGGCAAGACGACGATCACCTCCCGACGGTTCTCCGTTTCGAGTGACTCAGGTCACAGCTAAGGCCGATCGTACGAATCCGGTGGGCATATTCGCCCTGACCTGGGGTAGCACAGGGGCCATGACCGATACCCGGATGCGGCTGGACGGCTCCGCCGACGCGTCGGCCGGCGCGCTCGTGAGCCAGATGAGCGAGCAGGTGTCCACGCTCGTACGGCAGGAACTCGAGCTCGCCCGCACGGAGATGGTGGAGAAGGGCAAACGCGCCGGTACGGGCGCCGGGATGCTCGGCGGCGCCGGCGTCCTCGCCCTGTACGGCGTCTCCGCCCTCCTGCTGACCATCGGCGCCGCCCTCGCCCTCGCCCTGCCGGACTGGCTCGCCGCGCTCATCGTGACGGTGCTCGTACTGGCCTGCGCCGGCGTGGCCGCGCTGCTGGGCCGCAAGCAGGTGCAGCAGGCCACCCCGCCCGCGCCCACCGAGGCGGTCGACAGCACGAAGCGTGACGTCGGCACCGTCAAGGCGGCGGCACGGGAAGGTCGCCGCCGGTGACCTACGCCGCCGCACCCGACCGCTACACCAGCGGGATGCAGTACCGCCGCACCGGGCGCTCGGGGCTCGACCTGCCCGTACTGTCGCTCGGGTTGTGGCACAACTTCGGCGACGACCGGCCGTTCGAGACGCAACGGGCCATCGCCCGGCGCGCCTTCGACCTCGGGATCACCCATTTCGACCTGGCCAACAACTACGGGCCGCCGTACGGCTCCGCCGAGGTCAACGTCGGCCGGCTGCTGCGCGAGGACTTCCGCCCCTACCGGGACGAGCTGGTGATCTCCACCAAGGCGGGTTGGGACATGTGGCCGGGCCCGTACGGCCAGGGCGGCGGCAGCCGCAAGTACGTGCTCGCCAGCCTGGACCAGTCGCTGGGCCGGATGGGCCTGGACTACGTCGACATCTTCTACTCGCACCGCTTCGACCCCACCACGCCGCTCGAGGAGACCGCGACCGCCCTCGACACCGCCGTCCGCCAGGGCAAGGCGCTCTACGTCGGCATCTCGTCGTACGACGCGCAGCACACCCGGACGATGGCGGGGCTGCTGCGCGACCTCGGCACTCCCCTGCTGATCCACCAGCCGTCGTACTCGATGCTGAACCGCTGGATCGAGACCGAGGGCCTGCTGGACGCGGCGCACGAGGCCGGCGCCGGGGTCATCGGGTTCACCGCGCTGGCCCAGGGCCTGCTCACCGGCAAGTACCTCAACGGCATCCCGGAGGGCTCGCGCGCGGCCGCGGGCACCTCCCTGGACCCGGACTGGCTCGACGACGCCATGGTGTCACGGCTCAACTCGCTCAACGAGGTGGCGCAGCAGCGCGGGCAGAGCCTCGCGCAGATGGCCCTCGCCTGGGCGCTGCGCGACCCGCGGGTGACGTCCCTGGTCATCGGCGCGAGCCGGGTGGAGCAGCTCGAGCAGAACGTCGCGGCGCTGGACATCATGTCCTTCGACGACGAGGAGCTCGCCACCATCGACAAGATCCTCGAGTCCGGTACGACCTCCGTGGACCTGTGGAAGGACGCCCGTCAGGGCACGCTGTAGTCCCCCCGGGCCGGTGAGGCGGTTCTACGCGCCGTCGGGGTGAGGCAGGCCCATCGCGTTCGGGTACGGCACCACCGCCGCCGCGCCCCGGGCCAACGGCACGAGCAGCTCGCCCAGCCGGTCCTGCTCGGCGGCGCTCAGGGCCGTCCACGGTTGCGCAGCCAGCGCATCGGTACGGCTCTCGACGCTGCGATGCGCCTCCCGCCCCTCCGCCGTGGGCCGCCCGTCGGCGTCGAGCAGCCCTCGCCCGGCCAGCGCACCGACTGCGGCGTCCCATTCCGCGTCGGTCCAGCCCCGGTTCGGCTGGAGCTGGTCCCGGCCGCCGTACAGGGCGTCGCGCAGGACGAGCGCCTGCAGGCCGGTGAGCCCGGCGCCGACCAGCGCGGCGATGTGCCCGTCGC carries:
- a CDS encoding phage holin family protein, with translation MTDTRMRLDGSADASAGALVSQMSEQVSTLVRQELELARTEMVEKGKRAGTGAGMLGGAGVLALYGVSALLLTIGAALALALPDWLAALIVTVLVLACAGVAALLGRKQVQQATPPAPTEAVDSTKRDVGTVKAAAREGRRR
- the mgrA gene encoding L-glyceraldehyde 3-phosphate reductase — protein: MTYAAAPDRYTSGMQYRRTGRSGLDLPVLSLGLWHNFGDDRPFETQRAIARRAFDLGITHFDLANNYGPPYGSAEVNVGRLLREDFRPYRDELVISTKAGWDMWPGPYGQGGGSRKYVLASLDQSLGRMGLDYVDIFYSHRFDPTTPLEETATALDTAVRQGKALYVGISSYDAQHTRTMAGLLRDLGTPLLIHQPSYSMLNRWIETEGLLDAAHEAGAGVIGFTALAQGLLTGKYLNGIPEGSRAAAGTSLDPDWLDDAMVSRLNSLNEVAQQRGQSLAQMALAWALRDPRVTSLVIGASRVEQLEQNVAALDIMSFDDEELATIDKILESGTTSVDLWKDARQGTL